From a single Nocardioides panacis genomic region:
- a CDS encoding 5-methyltetrahydropteroyltriglutamate--homocysteine S-methyltransferase, giving the protein MTWNDRPPFRADHVGSLLRPPALLEARSRYAAGEIDADALREVEDRSVAEVVALQRDAGLETATDGELRRTSWHMDFIYQLEGVGSTDEKLQVHFRNAEGDLDFESAALQVHDKVTLGETIFGDAFAFLAETVRQTADGLTPKLTIPSPSMVHYRGGRAAIDEAVYPDLEPFWTDLSAAYAEELRRVSDLGCTYLQLDDTSLAYLNDPKQREIVAAQGADAEHQHEQYIRTINAAIQDRPESLRVTTHMCRGNYRSSWAAEGGYDFVAEALFSELAVDGFFLEYDDERSGGFEPLRFVPEGKQVVLGLVTTKNGRLEDEDTLKRRIDEASKYVPLDQLCLSPQCGFSSTVEGNALTLEEERAKLRLIVEVAADVWR; this is encoded by the coding sequence ATGACCTGGAATGACCGTCCCCCGTTCCGCGCCGACCACGTCGGCAGCCTGCTGCGGCCGCCCGCGCTGCTCGAGGCCCGGTCCCGGTACGCCGCCGGGGAGATCGACGCGGACGCGCTGCGCGAGGTCGAGGACCGGTCCGTCGCGGAGGTGGTCGCGCTGCAGCGCGACGCCGGCCTGGAGACGGCCACGGACGGCGAGCTGCGACGTACCTCGTGGCACATGGACTTCATCTACCAGCTCGAGGGCGTCGGCAGCACCGACGAGAAGCTGCAGGTGCACTTCCGCAACGCCGAGGGCGACCTGGACTTCGAGTCCGCCGCGCTCCAGGTGCACGACAAGGTGACGCTCGGCGAGACGATCTTCGGGGACGCGTTCGCGTTCCTCGCCGAGACCGTCCGGCAGACCGCCGACGGCCTGACCCCGAAGCTGACCATCCCGTCGCCGAGCATGGTGCACTACCGCGGCGGCCGGGCGGCGATCGACGAGGCCGTCTACCCCGACCTCGAGCCGTTCTGGACCGACCTGTCCGCGGCGTACGCCGAGGAGCTGCGCCGGGTCTCGGACCTCGGCTGCACCTACCTCCAGCTCGACGACACGAGCCTCGCCTACCTCAACGACCCCAAGCAGCGCGAGATCGTCGCGGCGCAGGGCGCGGACGCCGAGCACCAGCACGAGCAGTACATCCGCACGATCAACGCCGCGATCCAGGACCGCCCCGAGAGCCTCCGGGTCACCACGCACATGTGCCGCGGCAACTACCGCTCGTCGTGGGCGGCGGAGGGCGGCTACGACTTCGTCGCCGAGGCGCTGTTCAGCGAGCTCGCCGTGGACGGGTTCTTCCTGGAGTACGACGACGAGCGCTCGGGCGGCTTCGAGCCGCTGCGGTTCGTCCCGGAGGGCAAGCAGGTGGTGCTCGGCCTGGTGACCACCAAGAACGGCCGGCTCGAGGACGAGGACACCCTCAAGCGCCGGATCGACGAGGCGTCGAAGTACGTCCCCCTCGACCAGCTCTGCCTCTCCCCGCAGTGCGGCTTCTCCTCCACGGTCGAGGGCAACGCCCTGACCCTCGAGGAGGAGCGGGCCAAGCTGAGGCTGATCGTCGAGGTCGCCGCCGACGTCTGGCGCTGA
- a CDS encoding PAS domain-containing protein has product MSWETATEAFYAALLDDDPEQLYERAPCGYLTTTPDGTVVKANATFSTLTGYDREELIGRRTFSELLTAGGRIYHETHFAPLLRMHGQVAEVAFEVVRADGGRIPVLVNAVLETEPDGTPG; this is encoded by the coding sequence ATGAGCTGGGAGACCGCCACGGAGGCGTTCTACGCCGCCCTGCTCGACGACGACCCGGAGCAGCTCTACGAGCGCGCGCCGTGCGGCTACCTGACCACCACGCCGGACGGCACGGTGGTGAAGGCGAACGCGACCTTCAGCACGCTGACCGGGTACGACCGCGAGGAGCTGATCGGCCGCCGTACCTTCTCCGAGCTGCTCACCGCCGGCGGCCGGATCTACCACGAGACGCACTTCGCGCCGCTGCTGCGGATGCACGGCCAGGTCGCCGAGGTCGCCTTCGAGGTGGTCCGCGCCGACGGCGGGCGGATCCCGGTGCTGGTCAACGCGGTGCTCGAGACCGAGCCCGACGGGACCCCCGGCTGA
- a CDS encoding DUF6458 family protein — MGAGLFLVVFGALLTFAVKDEMPNVNLAVAGLILMVAGAAVIAHARATAAKERVVTTREESGDPAVPTHVVEEIVRERRRD, encoded by the coding sequence GTGGGTGCAGGACTGTTCCTGGTGGTGTTCGGGGCGCTGCTGACGTTCGCCGTCAAGGACGAGATGCCGAACGTGAACCTCGCGGTGGCGGGGCTGATCCTGATGGTCGCCGGGGCCGCGGTGATCGCGCACGCGCGGGCCACCGCCGCGAAGGAGCGGGTCGTCACGACCCGCGAGGAGTCCGGTGACCCCGCGGTGCCGACGCACGTCGTCGAGGAGATCGTCCGGGAGCGCCGCCGCGACTGA
- a CDS encoding alkaline phosphatase family protein — protein MSLLPRALCTLTSVLAAGVAVAACTTTATDAKTLAQTPAQTPAAATRAHAPAAVSKLLVFVEENHSLDQMRSGMPYTAGLAKKYGYATDFHAIRHPSLPNYLAIAGGQTFGVHDDDPPARHRIAGRSVFGQALSHGMTAATYAEGIPSPCARTSRGAYAVKHNPWAYFARERTSCAAHDLGLRAFGTAVRSGRLPNVGLVIPNLAHDAHDGSLATADAWFRARMQQVFAGPDWKSGRLAVVLTADEDDHNQGNKVLTVVIHPSQSHHVVSTRLTHYSLTRLYDDVAHLPYLANAGTAPSMAGAFGLPIA, from the coding sequence ATGAGTCTCCTGCCCCGTGCGCTGTGCACGCTGACGTCCGTCCTCGCGGCCGGTGTGGCCGTGGCCGCGTGCACCACCACGGCGACCGATGCCAAGACGCTGGCCCAGACGCCGGCCCAGACGCCGGCCGCCGCGACCAGGGCGCACGCCCCGGCCGCGGTGAGCAAGCTGCTGGTGTTCGTCGAGGAGAACCACTCGCTGGACCAGATGCGGTCCGGGATGCCCTACACCGCCGGTCTCGCGAAGAAGTACGGCTACGCCACCGACTTTCACGCGATCCGGCACCCCTCGCTGCCGAACTACCTCGCGATCGCGGGAGGGCAGACCTTCGGCGTGCACGACGACGACCCGCCGGCCCGTCATCGCATCGCCGGCCGCTCGGTGTTCGGCCAGGCGTTGAGCCACGGCATGACCGCGGCGACGTACGCCGAGGGCATCCCGTCCCCGTGCGCTCGCACCAGCCGGGGCGCCTACGCCGTCAAGCACAACCCGTGGGCCTACTTCGCCCGCGAGCGCACGAGCTGTGCCGCGCACGACCTCGGCCTGCGCGCCTTCGGCACCGCGGTGCGCTCCGGCCGGCTGCCGAACGTCGGACTGGTCATCCCGAACCTCGCGCACGACGCGCACGACGGCTCGCTCGCCACCGCCGATGCCTGGTTCCGCGCCCGGATGCAGCAGGTCTTCGCCGGCCCGGACTGGAAGTCCGGGCGCCTCGCCGTCGTGCTCACCGCCGACGAGGACGACCACAACCAGGGCAACAAGGTGCTGACCGTGGTCATCCACCCCAGCCAGAGCCACCACGTCGTCAGCACCCGGCTCACGCACTACTCGCTGACCAGGCTGTACGACGACGTGGCGCACCTGCCGTACCTCGCGAACGCCGGCACCGCACCGTCGATGGCCGGGGCGTTCGGCCTCCCGATCGCCTGA
- a CDS encoding alpha/beta fold hydrolase — protein sequence MSALTRHHVSVTGRADGPALVFAHGFGCDQHMWRWVAPAFEDDFRVVLFDHAGAGESDPAAYDEERHASLQGYADDVVEICRELGITHGVFVGHSVSSMIGVLADAAAPELFDRLVLIGPSPRYIDDEGYVGGFTEADVRELLESLESNYLGWSSAMAPVIMGAPERPDLGGELTDSFCRTDPDRARRFAEVTFLSDNRADLPEVRTPTLVLQCAHDAIAPVEVGRYVADAIPEASLVVLDATGHCPHMSAPEETVAAITRFVRGSAVVGA from the coding sequence ATGAGCGCGCTCACCCGGCACCACGTCTCCGTCACGGGACGGGCAGACGGGCCCGCCCTCGTGTTCGCCCACGGGTTCGGCTGCGACCAGCACATGTGGCGGTGGGTGGCGCCGGCGTTCGAGGACGACTTCCGGGTCGTGCTGTTCGACCACGCGGGCGCCGGCGAGTCCGACCCCGCGGCGTACGACGAGGAGCGGCACGCCTCGCTCCAGGGGTACGCCGACGACGTCGTGGAGATCTGCCGCGAGCTGGGCATCACCCACGGGGTGTTCGTCGGCCACTCGGTGTCCTCGATGATCGGCGTGCTCGCGGACGCCGCGGCGCCCGAGCTGTTCGACCGGCTGGTGCTGATCGGCCCGTCGCCGCGCTACATCGACGACGAGGGCTACGTCGGCGGGTTCACCGAGGCGGACGTGCGCGAGCTGCTCGAGTCGCTGGAGAGCAACTACCTCGGCTGGTCGAGCGCGATGGCCCCGGTGATCATGGGCGCGCCCGAGCGTCCCGACCTCGGCGGCGAGCTCACCGACAGCTTCTGCCGCACCGACCCCGACCGGGCCCGCCGGTTCGCCGAGGTCACCTTCCTCTCCGACAACCGGGCCGACCTGCCCGAGGTCCGCACCCCGACGCTCGTGCTGCAGTGCGCGCACGACGCCATCGCCCCCGTGGAGGTCGGCCGGTACGTCGCCGACGCCATCCCGGAGGCGTCGCTGGTGGTGCTGGACGCGACCGGGCACTGTCCGCACATGAGCGCCCCGGAGGAGACGGTCGCCGCGATCACCCGCTTCGTCCGGGGCAGCGCCGTCGTCGGCGCATGA